From the genome of Candidatus Aegiribacteria sp., one region includes:
- a CDS encoding fibronectin type III domain-containing protein: MKYVALAASVLIVMVGCSTDPSAPSGTLPVVQNLMVDETASKGDTVVLRWNALDVEVDGYHVYWSSTSPGSWHENVTEDTTLTEIAESTRYYYVKASKGLDYSSDNSNEVDTRATLIVGPFTMRINDLTNGLIIYDDGGGAGTGVADSSEFRQDIYIAEANNQLYFYSGDHNPAQYPGGKHTSLCPVGAFGNVAPEPGSADWVDSVLISENNFYFGHLSNGYFVHLYIDSTFTNGADIGSIEYQTISALRLFNVL, encoded by the coding sequence ATGAAATATGTTGCACTCGCAGCATCAGTTCTAATCGTTATGGTCGGATGCTCAACCGATCCATCCGCCCCTTCGGGAACCCTGCCAGTCGTTCAGAACCTGATGGTAGACGAAACGGCATCAAAGGGAGATACGGTTGTTCTTCGCTGGAATGCTCTGGACGTAGAAGTAGATGGATATCATGTCTACTGGTCAAGCACCAGTCCCGGAAGCTGGCATGAAAACGTTACCGAGGACACGACTCTTACTGAAATAGCTGAGAGTACGCGGTACTATTATGTAAAGGCTTCAAAAGGACTTGATTATTCCTCCGATAATTCCAATGAAGTAGATACGAGAGCAACACTTATCGTAGGTCCATTCACTATGAGAATAAATGATCTCACTAATGGTCTTATTATCTACGACGATGGAGGAGGGGCGGGAACAGGTGTAGCGGACTCGTCCGAATTCCGCCAGGACATCTACATTGCTGAAGCGAATAACCAGCTGTACTTCTATTCCGGAGACCATAATCCTGCTCAGTATCCCGGAGGCAAACATACTTCTCTCTGCCCTGTCGGCGCATTTGGTAATGTGGCGCCTGAACCCGGTTCCGCGGACTGGGTTGATTCGGTACTGATTTCAGAAAACAACTTTTACTTCGGACATCTTTCAAACGGATACTTCGTTCATCTCTATATAGATTCCACCTTCACTAACGGCGCTGACATCGGGTCTATAGAATACCAGACCATATCCGCTCTGAGACTGTTCAACGTTCTGTAG
- a CDS encoding cyclic nucleotide-binding domain-containing protein, giving the protein MKVGQLFNTEESLHDLEMIPYYEEVHLKDGQVMVFQGELTTDLFIITSGKMEVVEGSGNKAVRLALLTENDVFGEVAFFDEDERSATVRSLGSSKLLRMTREHFTDLTVTRPELAIRFLISLGKLASGKLRRIDRMIAGVTGDRKVTDDSDLKNLIREIKKAMKEPRKGFFK; this is encoded by the coding sequence ATGAAGGTGGGACAGCTCTTCAACACAGAGGAATCTCTTCATGATTTAGAGATGATACCCTACTACGAAGAAGTTCATCTTAAGGATGGACAGGTGATGGTATTTCAGGGAGAGCTTACAACAGATCTCTTCATCATCACATCCGGAAAAATGGAAGTTGTCGAAGGCTCCGGAAATAAAGCCGTTCGGCTGGCACTGCTCACCGAAAACGATGTATTCGGGGAGGTTGCTTTCTTCGATGAAGATGAAAGATCAGCAACGGTAAGATCGCTCGGTTCATCGAAGCTCCTAAGAATGACACGGGAGCATTTCACTGATCTGACAGTAACAAGACCTGAGCTGGCTATCAGGTTTCTGATATCTCTCGGAAAACTTGCTTCCGGGAAGCTCAGAAGAATTGACAGGATGATCGCTGGAGTTACCGGAGACAGAAAAGTTACTGATGACAGTGACCTTAAGAATCTGATCCGGGAAATTAAAAAAGCCATGAAGGAACCTCGCAAGGGTTTTTTTAAGTAG